The following are encoded in a window of Peromyscus maniculatus bairdii isolate BWxNUB_F1_BW_parent chromosome X, HU_Pman_BW_mat_3.1, whole genome shotgun sequence genomic DNA:
- the Slc7a3 gene encoding cationic amino acid transporter 3: MRWQALRRFGQKLVRRRALEPGMGETRLARCLSTLDLVALGVGSTLGAGVYVLAGEVAKDKAGPSIVICFLVAALSSVLAGLCYAEFGARVPGSGSAYLYSYVTVGELWAFTTGWNLILSYVIGTASVARAWSSAFDNLIGNHISETLKGTISLHVPHVLAEYPDFFAMALVLLLTGLLALGASESALVTKVFTGANLLVLGFVIISGFIMGDLKNWRLTKEDYCLTMGGLNDTCSFESMGSGGFMPFGLEGILRGAATCFYAFVGFDCIATTGEEAQNPQRSIPMGIVISLSVCFLAYFGVSAALTLMMPYYKLRPESPLPEAFSYVGWDPASYLVAVGSLCALSTSLLGSMFPMPRVIYAMAEDGLLFRVLAKVHNGTHTPIVATVVSGVIAAFMAFLFELADLVDLMSIGTLLAYSLVSICVLILRYQPDQEMKNDEEEVESQEEKTLEEEKLTAQALFCPVNSIPSLLSGRVVYVCASLLAVLLTALCLVLTRWTTPLSSGDPVWITVVVLILGLILGTAGVLWRQPQNNTPLHFKVPLLPLLPLVSIFVNVYLMMQMTVGTWARFGIWMLIGFGIYFGYGIQHSVEEVKTHQTLPKTRTQTVDLDLTASCVHTI; encoded by the exons ATGCGGTGGCAGGCACTTAGAAGATTTGGTCAAAAGCTGGTGCGGAGACGTGCGTTGGAGCCAGGCATGGGCGAGACTCGCCTTGCCAGATGCCTAAGCACCCTCGACTTAGTGGCCCTGGGTGTGGGCAGCACCTTGGGTGCAGGTGTGTATGTCCTGGCTGGTGAGGTGGCCAAAGATAAAGCAGGACCATCCATTGTGATCTGCTTTTTGGTGGCTGCTCTGTCTTCGGTGTTGGCTGGACTGTGCTATGCTGAGTTTGGCGCCCGGGTCCCTGGCTCTGGTTCTGCCTATCTCTACAGTTATGTCACGGTCGGTGAACTCTGGGCCTTCACTACCGGCTGGAACCTCATCCTCTCCTACGTCATTG GTACAGCCAGTGTGGCCCGGGCTTGGAGCTCTGCTTTTGACAATCTGATTGGGAACCACATCTCTGAGACTCTGAAGGGGACCATCTCACTGCATGTGCCCCATGTTCTCGCAGAATATCCAGATTTCTTTGCTATGGCTCTTGTGTTGCTGCTCACTG GATTGTTGGCCCTGGGGGCGAGTGAATCGGCCCTGGTTACCAAAGTGTTCACAGGGGCCAACCTCTTGGTTCTCGGGTTTGTCATCATCTCTGGCTTCATTATGGGAGATCTGAAAAACTGGAGGCTCACAAAAGAGGACTATTGCTTGACCATGGGTGGACTCAATGACACTTGTAG CTTCGAGTCCATGGGCTCTGGAGGTTTCATGCCTTTTGGATTGGAAGGGATCCTCCGTGGCGCTGCTACCTGTTTCTATGCCTTCGTTGGTTTTGACTGTATTGCGACCACCG GGGAAGAGGCTCAGAATCCCCAGCGCTCCATCCCTATGGGTATTGTGATCTCACTGTCCGTCTGCTTTCTGGCGTACTTTGGCGTGTCTGCGGCACTTACCCTCATGATGCCTTACTACAAGCTTCGGCCGGAGAGCCCTCTGCCCGAGGCATTTTCCTACGTTGGCTGGGATCCTGCCAGCTACCTTGTGGCTGTTGGCTCCCTCTGTGCTCTTTCCACTAG ccttttgggCTCCATGTTTCCGATGCCCCGGGTGATCTACGCGATGGCAGAAGATGGCCTCCTGTTCCGTGTCCTTGCTAAGGTCCACAAtggcacacacacccccattGTGGCCACTGTGGTATCTGGTGTTATTGCAG CGTTCATGGCATTCCTCTTTGAACTCGCCGACCTTGTGGACCTCATGTCAATTGGGACTCTGCTTGCTTACTCCCTGGTGTCCATTTGTGTTCTCATTCTGAG ATACCAGCCTGACCAGGAAATGAAGAATGATGAAGAGGAAGTGGAATCGCAGGAGGAGAAGACACTTGAGGAAGAGAAGCTGACTGCCCAGGCTCTGTTTTGTCCAGTCaactccatcccttccctcctttctggcCGAGTTGTCTATGTCTGCGCCTCACTGCTTG CTGTACTACTGACTGCTCTTTGCCTGGTGCTGACCCGATGGACAACTCCACTTAGTTCTGGAGACCCAGTGTGGATCACAGTGGTTGTGCTGATCCTGGGGCTCATTCTTGGAACTGCTGGAGTCCTCTGGAGACAGCCACAGAACAACACTCCCCTTCACTTTAAG GTGCCTCTTCTGCCTCTACTCCCGCTGGTGAGCATCTTTGTGAATGTTTACCTGATGATGCAAATGACAGTTGGCACTTGGGCCCGATTTGGGATCTGGATGCTGATTG GGTTTGGTATCTACTTTGGCTATGGGATCCAGCACAGTGTGGAAGAAGTTAAGACTCATCAAACCCTACCGAAAACAAGGACCCAAACTGTAGACCTTGATCTCACTGCTTCCTGTGTTCACACCATTTGA